In the genome of Cloacibacillus sp. An23, one region contains:
- a CDS encoding carbohydrate-binding protein: MSGNIDWSKLKTAEQAAADREASAIATAKWQARELLVEKMSKAAAQTEELTLSECALMARAQMYDQWQAGQSYAQGKRVTYNGIVYEVQQQTTASEVYPPDAEGVLAIYVPLSTDGSGTLEDPYVWIYGMHVEAGVYVTYNGQMYKAKSPMKPCVWAPGSDTNVWEVVNNADN; this comes from the coding sequence ATGAGCGGTAACATCGACTGGTCAAAACTAAAAACGGCGGAGCAAGCCGCCGCCGATCGAGAAGCCTCCGCCATTGCAACGGCAAAATGGCAGGCCCGCGAACTGCTCGTTGAAAAGATGAGTAAAGCCGCCGCGCAGACCGAAGAGCTCACCCTATCCGAGTGCGCCCTCATGGCGCGCGCGCAAATGTATGACCAGTGGCAGGCGGGCCAGTCATACGCCCAAGGCAAGCGCGTAACCTACAACGGCATAGTCTACGAGGTGCAGCAGCAGACGACCGCCTCCGAGGTCTATCCGCCCGACGCGGAAGGAGTGCTCGCGATATACGTGCCGCTGTCGACCGACGGCTCCGGCACGCTCGAAGACCCGTATGTGTGGATATACGGGATGCACGTCGAAGCGGGCGTATACGTAACGTACAACGGACAGATGTATAAGGCGAAAAGCCCGATGAAGCCCTGCGTGTGGGCTCCGGGCTCTGATACTAACGTATGGGAGGTCGTAAATAATGCTGACAATTAG